The genomic stretch ATTCTCAGCACCCACTGACACAATGGGTCACAAACCGGATTTCCATTCTTAGACTGCGCCCAGTGGGGCTGTGCTGGGATTCTCAATACACCACAGGCTGCAGGGGGGAAGATCAGCTCATTTATTGGGATACAGAAGTAGACCAGGCTTTAGACACAGGTAAATGCCCAAATGACACAAACACCAGGGATTGGTTGATTTCACACAGTTCCCATAGGATTCACAAAAGCAGAGGTTGGCACTAGTTTTGCTCAGATGCCGCTGGAGTGTGTGCATCACTATTCGCTGTCATGCACCAATGGAGTTTGGAGCTGGATGGCCAGGCCCCTGTTCCCAAGGCAAGGCTGCATTTCAATAGGACCTTTATGCCAGCATGGGTTTCAGTACCACGTAACCCTTTATTTGATACTGCAAACTGCCCCAGCCCACTATGGAGTGGGCCAACTGCGAATCATCGCTGGCAGCCTGCATTGCAACAGTTGGGGTGGCACAGTCCCACATGTACACATCAGCAATTTCCCCTACAAATGACTGCTTGGCATCAAATCCACCCCCAAAGGAGTCCTGATCCTGCGCCAGGACGAGCAAACCCTGGTTGTTGATAGCATAGCCTTTCTTCAGCCCCTTCCTGGGTAAGGGACTCCCATTCACCCAGAGCTCGGCTATGCCTGTGGCGGATTCCCAGCTGGCACAAATATGCTCCCAGCCAGTGCTTGTGCCTTTGTTTTCTGGGACTTTGAAGGTCACCGGTTCCCCCCCAACATATAGGCTGAGCTCCCTGGGCTTGTCTTTGTAGAGGAGGATCTCATTATCTCTGGTCCTGGTAGCGTAGGAGAACAGGCTATAGGCCCGGGTCAGGTCAGTGAAATATCTCAGACACACGGTGAAGGTCTGCAGAGTACCATTGTTATTCATGTTCAGGATAACATGGGCATCAGCCGACTCCTTTGGAAAAACAAACACCTGCCCACCGAGATCTGTGTGGAGAAGTGAGAGGAAAAGGCTGGGTTCTCTATCAGGCTCACAGTCTAAGGTAATTCATTCTAATGTTTCCAGGGTGGCTAGCTTGTCCAGCTTCAGGCctccccctgctattccagcacTGGGCcttcccctgctattccagccccatcgtacacagctctgtcaggtaggattgccaactttttaattgcacaaaaccgaacacccttgccctgcccctgccttgccccttctctgaggccccacccccactcattccatccaccctccctccattgcttattcttccccaccctcactcactcgctcaggggcagggggttggggtgaggaagtgaggactccagctgggggtgccggctctggggtggggcctgggatgaaGGGTTTGTTGTGCAGGAGGAGGGTGTGCCAAAGGGTTCAGAGTGTAAgagtgggctctgggcagaggcagggggttggggtgtgggagggggtacaggctctgggctgggggctcaggctccagggtgggtccagaaatgaggggttcagggtgctggagggggtgagaactccggctggggatgtgggctctggggtggagccaggaatgagtagtttggggtacaggagggggctctgggctggggctgaggggtttggtgtgtgggagggggctctggactggggtaggggattggggtgcagggtgcaggctccaggcagtgttTACCacgggcagctcccaggaagtggtgacatgtccctccgGGTCTTAGGCAGAGGCACGGCGAGATGGCTTGGCGAGCTGCGcctgcccgcaggcactgcccccacccacaggcgccacccctgcagctcccattggcgacAATTTGGAGCAGCACCTCCGGGTGGGGACAACGCACAGAGCccccctggctgtccctctgcctaggagccggacatgctggctgcttcctggaagcCGTGCAGagccgggcagggagcctgcctgccccctgcagccaaccggacttttaatggctcaGTCAGTAGCGCTGACCGGagtcaccagggtccctttttgactgggtgttctggccaaaaactggacacctggcaaccctactgtcaGGGTAAATCTTTGGGTGCGGCTCTTGCTATGTCAGTTCTGGGCCTGCACTTAATTCTACAAATGCAGCTCTGTCCTGGCCTACAGCAccagagagtgggggggaggtgcTGTGGAGAACAAGAACTAGACAACCCAAGTGAGAACTCCCCCAAGTTTCTAGTGCTTCCTAGCATGGGGCCTGCCACATTCCAAAGGTTACTTCTCACATGGGAATGCCCCAAGCCGTGTCCCTCCATCATTCCCCCAGCCATTGCCTTGCAGGGGCAGTCTCCTCCCACTCGTCGGAACAGATGCCCAGGGCTGGGCACTAACAGGGCGTGTTTATAGGAATGCAcccatggtggggggagggagacatcTAGGGatcatggtggagtctccatggCTGGCAATTTTTAgctcaagattggatgtttttctagaagctctgctccaggaattagttTGGAGCAGGTCTCTGGCTTGTGCTATATgggggtcagactaggtgatctggtCTTGGAATACATGAATCTACAAACCCAGCCTGGCTCAGAGCTACCCAAAGGAGCTTCTTATACCTCagtggcagagggaggagggTGGAAAGGGCTCAGAGAGGCCAGACACCCCAGGGTACACAAACAGAGTCTGGGGAACATGGTCAAAAGCACCCCAGAGGTAGGACAGCTGACCAATCTCCACACATCAGAAATCCTGAGTCGCACCCTCAAAATCATGCGCTTCTATCTGAAGGGTGACATTGCATCTTCGGTCTGTCAGCACCTGCCTCCCCCATGTGCGGGTGACAATCAGTGCTGACTCCTCTCCCAAATGTATTGAATAAGGTGATTTTGGCCCTGGCTGCAAGTGCTCTCACCCCCACGTCTGCCCatcccctgcccagcaattaatgcTGTTCCCCAGTCCCCCTTTTGgtccagccccccatccccacatgTTCTCCTTCTGGATCTCGTCTCACCCCTTCTCCCAGACTGCTtggggggctgcagaggggtCCACTCCTCTTgcaggctggggtgggtggggtggctTGAGGGGCTCTTCACACACCTCTGGCCCTTTCCAGGAGAGTGCTACAGTGGACAGGGGCAGTATTGCCATCCCATCCCCGTAACTCCcacgtggggagggggcagagccgtCCTGAGCTGCTGAggcctgctcctccctcccctgatcATGAGGATGGCTTTGGGTTGTtatgggggtgggcagggcggggggagcggggagctctGCCTGAAGCAGCTGTCAGGGGTGCCATTtcttatgggggggagggaggcacaactttaaccatgattccagaggctacttgggcacctgaaaactcttgggtttttttgcagacaaCTTAGATACAGTTCTCCTGTCATATAAGAatttctaattcctatataaagaaagaaaattaaagaaatattagACCCAcacagctctaatactaacatgttctgacatcttgtgtcaagtcacttaagggacactgattaggtttaaaattttaatgtatcttcgtactttgttactaactcttgaatacaacaattgaaacaattgtagaaaaatataGATTACTTTCTACcacttttttgcagttcatcaagcttggaatagatcatttaacttttgggAACATCTTATTAGGGCAAAGCGCCGTGAGTTTATACTGCAGCTGCCTGAGGCTCTAGGGGTGTTACCCCACTACAAATAGACTAGAAACTGaccttaaacaggagtgaaactgacactttcaagtcactttcatAGTACTGCCAactccaaatgttcaaaaatcaaggatcaggctcaccaaaaatcatgaaattggctttaaaataatgagattataTACAAATAATAGATCTGATGGTTTTTTATTTACATTCTGCTTTTTGAGCATttaaggtgcactggggtcacattttgaagttttctccacagccacatgagccaaaaacttcatttttctttaagaatgaaggctaaAATCATCACTTACCacttgacttcaggagctggggctttagggaaaacaataattatcatgagactcatgacaaaatcatgagagtttcacttctgtttaaaggctagttactttccagaagggtcttaaacacaacactacagAGAGTGAGTTGCAGCTTTCACAGGAGAGTATTTTAAATCAAACACtaagaaaattccacattttgaaGTTGGAGAAAAAATTGAGACTTCTGAGGTATATAAGGACCACTGAAgataggaaaggaaaataaacaagcACAGTTCTGGGCAGCTGTTCCTCTTaaaagaaagttggagggtcaGATCTTCTAGTcgttaataaaataaaacttctattgccatcagtACCTCCACTTATAGATATAAATATCACAGTGAACATGTGATAACATGTGTGGTCaataactatacacttcatacttaaatatctgagccatcttacCCAGAGTTACACATCTTATATGCATTCGCTTAGGGACTACATTTTCTGGGATATTCTGAATAGTGCTGAGcactttatggactctgtggatgcaatttctAATTTCttctggaattggcctgaatacatctgaaaccctaagaatttgatGTATAATCACATCTGATACTTATTCAACACTttctcatttcttccttttctcaaactcagaacaaaaaatgatcaaacaaaatggttttcagctAAAATCTAAAACTGCACTGCAGGCATTGCTGTACAACCCAGCCTGAGGCAGAACCTGCCACCCATTGGCCATTAAGTGCTCTCCTCTCATCTGACtctcattctctttctttctgcttCCTTCCTGACCTCCGTGCTGCTTTTCATACCGTCAACCATGCCGCCTTTCCCAATCCCCTGGGACCAattgctggagtctcagagaactggcctTCTTGGTTTGGCCCCCATCTATCAGAGTCCTctttttttgcagcatgcagcagagagaaagTCTGGTCCAGTGGATCGGGAGCTGGCCCtgagagacttgggttctattctccCACCCCCATGGACTGCCTGTTTGACCTCAGGTCAGTGCCTTAGGGACAGAGTTTcaaggtttttaggcacccaaagatgcagttttcagggtagcagccatgttagtctgtatccgcaaagaaaaaaggagtacttttggcaccttagagactaacaaatttattagagcataagctttcatgagctacagctcacttcatcagatgtatacAGTGGAAATATAGTgcggagatttttatatacacagagaacatgagacaatgggtgttaccatacacactataatgagagtgggGCAGGcgggaaaggtgagctattaccagcaggagagcggtgggggaggggggcagacgggaaccttttgtagtgataatcaaggtgggccatttccagcacttgacaagaacagtagtgggggaaaataaacaaggggaaatagttttactttgtgtaataacacatccactcccagtctttattcaagcctaagttaattgtatccagcttgcaaattaattccaatacagcagtctcttgttggagtctgtttttgaagtttttttgttgaagaattaccactcttaagtctgtaatcgagtgaccaaagagattgaagtgttctccaactggtttttgaatgttataattcttgacatctgatttgtgtccatttattcttttacatagagactgtccagtttgaccaatgtacatggcagaggggcattgctggcatattgatggcatatatcacattggtagatgcacaggtgaacgagcctctgatagtgtggctgatgtgattaggccctatgatggtgtcccctgaatagatatgtggacacagttggcaacaggctttgttgcaaagataggttcctgggttaatgtttttgttgtgtggtgtgtggttgctggtgagtatttgcttcaggttggggggctgtctgtaagcaaggactggcctgtctcccaagatctgtgagagtgatgggtcgccttcaggataggttgtagatccttgatgatgcattggagaggttttagttgggggctgaaggtgatggctagtggcgttctgttattttccttgttgggcctgtcctgtagtaggtaacttctgggtactcttctggccagtccttgcttatatatatataaaatctccccactatatttccactgtatgcatctgatgaagtgagctgtagctcacaaaagcttatgctctaatacatttgttagtctctaaggtgccacaagtactccttttctttttaaagatgcagttagacatctagtgggatttacaaagcATCTAAGcttctaggtgcttttgaaaatcccactaggtgcctaagtacctttgaaaatctgtcccttagtctGTGTTTGCCTCTGTGccacatctgtacaatggggataacagcactgctctacctcatTGAGGGACTGTgatgtgaggtactcagatactacggtgatgtgGCCACATAAGTATCACAGGTTGAGTGGGAACTTCTCTATACCATtgctatcccttccctggattttggccccttcttttctCCTATGCCCCTCAAATCTCCCTCTTTTCTGAACGTGAACTTGACTCAGAGGGCTTGGCGGTATTTCTTCTGAGTCCCCTGCGTTCTCTCTTcaaatccccaccccccattggcACAGGGATTCCTGTTTTTTACAGGTTCATCTAATgacttccagatccttaatttCATTACCAgccttttcttatcttaatcaccctgcctctgtttgtaaacaaaacactgactccctgccccagggacacAAGctgggagaggcacctctctgcATTCTATTCTAAGGCTGTGCCATTCaaagagctctgcctgggagcaCCCCTCCTGTATGaaacttggggggaggaggggagggctcttgtccccccccccgccctaccTAATTGGCGCCCTTGGCAGCTGTGGTTGGTTCTTCTGCCCCAGGAGGTGGgcaagtggggcaggcagccaatcagagagctCAGATTTGCTAGAGGGCTGTAGCATCTCATGTAATGGGccaacagctccagcccaaccAATCCCGTTACAGTGAGAACATGGCGGGAGCTGGTGGTGCTGCGCATGGGAGCCAGACTCAGTGAAACAGACGCTCTCGGGGTTTGGGGCTCCCCAGTCAGAGGCGTTTGGACAGTGCTCCCCCACGTCcctgctgcatgctgccccaaTGGTGCTCTCTGCCATGCCCAGGGTGGGgcactgctcccccccccaggaACACCTgagcactgcttcctgcagcatgACACACTGGGGCTCGGGACAGGGCTGTGGCTACTGCCGAGGCATTTCTGACAGGACCTAGCACCCTCGGTACTGTGAGGAAGGCTGTTCAGTTTCCCCCTGGAGCCCCATGCTCCCCTGTGTCATTCTgtgcccagccagggcttggccCCCGATACTGCCGCCTGCCCCTACCTGATGGGGCGACGGCTCCCGAGAGGCCAGCGAGGATGAGGAGCCAAAGCTGCAGCTTCTCCATGTTATTCATCTGCAGAGCGACCCAGAGGGGAGAGTCAGAGGGGCAGGAAGGTGGGAGGCTGGGGCTGCTCTGCCCTGAAACCTGCTCCCTAATTAATCTGTGAGTGGAGGTGAGAGTGGAAACGTGTTCAACCAATCCTGTCCCAGGGGCGGATTCTGGAATTCCCCTTTGGATCTGGATCTCATCCTGTCACCACCCTGCAGTTGTTATTAGCCCTTCCTATCCTCTGCACCCAACACTGCCCCTTTATGGAGACACTTCCCATGCACACAGTGTTTCCTGACTGTATCCCGCTCTGCAACCAGCACCTTCCCATCTAGCGAGTCACCTGTTGGCAACTGACACATTTCCATTGGGAGCTTTGCTTCCTCTGCTAAACAATCTGGTTGTTAATATatggcctgagccaaagcccattgcgGCCCATGGGAGACCCTGACCTGGGTCTCAAGGGCACTGGTCTGGGCCCATAATGCAAAATGTCTAATTCTTAggaatgttgttgtagctgggtAGCAGGATATAAGAGAGACGGCGAGGGAGGGGactgaggcaatatcttttactgtaccaaattctgttggtgagatagacaagctttggagcttacatagagctcttcttcagctctggggaaAGTATtccgagtgtcacagctaaatacaaggtggaacagattgttcagcataaggAGTTAACGTGTTGTAAAAGACTGTTCCAGGTGAAGAGGACAGTTATTTCCTCTGAAGTTGTAGCACAAAGGCgaattagtgggttacagattgttggaaatagccataaatc from Dermochelys coriacea isolate rDerCor1 chromosome 24, rDerCor1.pri.v4, whole genome shotgun sequence encodes the following:
- the LOC119847894 gene encoding serum amyloid P-component-like — its product is MNNMEKLQLWLLILAGLSGAVAPSDLGGQVFVFPKESADAHVILNMNNNGTLQTFTVCLRYFTDLTRAYSLFSYATRTRDNEILLYKDKPRELSLYVGGEPVTFKVPENKGTSTGWEHICASWESATGIAELWVNGSPLPRKGLKKGYAINNQGLLVLAQDQDSFGGGFDAKQSFVGEIADVYMWDCATPTVAMQAASDDSQLAHSIVGWGSLQYQIKGYVVLKPMLA